In Bradyrhizobium sp. CCBAU 051011, the following are encoded in one genomic region:
- a CDS encoding helix-turn-helix domain-containing protein: MGDAAAPHRETTRAMPISVSTDPIRPTERTAYWTEAICRSFAHVETRPLGSAVVSGHFEFVEIGGAKLVRFDSSPQCYTRDARLVSRAGSDEFMFDFQRRGRSSMVQAGNEGTIDPGYGVLYDARRPFEDRLFGSEQRVELLIATVPAASLLRSVPRAERFCARPVPLSGTVARSIAALFRDAISLSDAPARQSEPDIVAYLSALLRLAAGASHELSRPDLFGLIDIYLRANIAAIRPVPALAAEFGISERTFHRIFADRETTFERHVLHLRAELFRDLLRQPSLASVSIARLAHQCGFADAAHATRTFKDRFATTPRDFRTSETG; this comes from the coding sequence ATGGGCGACGCTGCGGCGCCACACAGGGAAACCACCCGCGCGATGCCGATCAGCGTCTCCACCGACCCGATCCGTCCGACCGAACGGACGGCTTATTGGACCGAAGCGATCTGCCGGTCGTTCGCCCATGTCGAGACCAGGCCGCTCGGCTCCGCCGTGGTCAGCGGCCATTTCGAATTCGTCGAGATCGGCGGAGCGAAGCTCGTCCGTTTCGACAGCAGCCCGCAATGCTACACCCGCGATGCCAGGCTGGTGAGCCGGGCCGGCTCGGACGAATTCATGTTCGACTTTCAGCGGCGCGGCCGAAGCTCGATGGTGCAGGCCGGAAACGAAGGCACCATCGATCCCGGATACGGCGTGCTCTACGATGCGCGGCGCCCGTTCGAGGATCGGCTGTTCGGCTCCGAACAGCGCGTGGAGCTGCTGATCGCGACCGTCCCCGCCGCCTCGCTGTTGCGGTCTGTCCCCAGGGCGGAGCGGTTCTGCGCCAGGCCGGTGCCGCTATCCGGGACGGTGGCACGTTCGATTGCCGCGCTGTTTCGCGACGCGATCTCCTTATCCGATGCGCCGGCGCGACAGAGCGAGCCCGATATCGTTGCCTATCTGTCGGCCCTGCTCCGTCTCGCCGCCGGCGCCAGCCATGAACTGTCCCGGCCCGACCTGTTCGGCCTGATCGATATCTATCTGAGAGCCAATATCGCCGCCATCCGGCCAGTGCCGGCGCTCGCTGCCGAATTCGGCATTTCCGAGCGGACGTTTCATCGGATCTTCGCCGACCGCGAGACCACGTTCGAACGGCACGTGCTTCATCTGCGCGCCGAACTGTTTCGGGACCTGCTGCGGCAGCCTTCGCTGGCCAGCGTTTCTATCGCGCGGCTTGCGCATCAGTGCGGCTTCGCCGACGCCGCCCATGCCACCCGCACGTTCAAGGACAGATTTGCCACCACGCCACGGGACTTCCGCACAAGCGAGACCGGCTAA
- a CDS encoding NAD-dependent epimerase: MADQAILVTGSAGFIGFHVAQRLLQSGHRVVGIDNLNSYYDPQLKAARLAILRNDPRFQFEELDVADRVAIPALFARHRFPVVIHLAAQAGVRYSLRDPHAYVDANLVGFANVLEGCRHNGCRHLLFASSSSVYGANRKLPFSVHDNVDHPISLYAASKKANELMAHSYSHLYRIPCTGLRFFTVYGPWYRPDMALFVFADAIVRGDPVKLFNGGRMLRDFTYIDDVTEALVRLIDRAPQGGQLSLGGALDPGSSAAPWRIYNVGNNKPQQLLHVLDVLEQELGRKAKKELLPMQPGDVPTTYADVDDLVRDVGFRPSTPIEDGIQKFAAWYRGYCAA, from the coding sequence ATTGCGGATCAGGCAATTCTGGTAACGGGGAGCGCGGGATTCATCGGATTCCACGTGGCGCAACGGCTATTGCAGTCCGGCCACCGCGTGGTCGGGATCGACAACCTCAATTCATATTACGATCCGCAACTGAAGGCGGCCCGGCTCGCTATCCTCCGCAACGATCCGCGCTTTCAGTTCGAAGAGCTTGATGTGGCGGATCGCGTCGCGATACCGGCGCTGTTCGCGCGCCATCGGTTTCCCGTCGTCATCCATCTGGCTGCGCAGGCAGGCGTGCGATACTCGCTGAGAGATCCGCACGCCTATGTCGACGCCAATCTGGTCGGCTTCGCGAACGTTCTGGAGGGATGCCGGCACAATGGCTGCCGTCATCTGCTGTTCGCGTCCTCGTCATCCGTCTACGGCGCCAACAGGAAGCTGCCGTTCTCGGTGCATGACAACGTGGATCACCCGATCAGCCTCTATGCCGCGAGCAAGAAGGCCAACGAGTTGATGGCCCATTCATACAGCCATCTCTACCGCATCCCGTGCACCGGCTTGCGATTCTTCACGGTATACGGCCCGTGGTATCGGCCCGACATGGCGCTGTTCGTGTTCGCGGACGCGATCGTCCGCGGCGACCCCGTCAAGTTGTTCAATGGCGGTCGGATGCTTCGCGACTTCACCTACATCGATGACGTGACGGAAGCGCTCGTTCGCCTGATCGATCGCGCGCCGCAAGGCGGGCAGCTAAGCCTCGGCGGCGCCCTGGACCCGGGATCGAGCGCCGCTCCCTGGCGCATCTACAATGTCGGCAACAACAAGCCGCAGCAGTTGCTGCATGTGCTCGATGTCCTCGAGCAGGAGCTTGGGCGCAAGGCCAAAAAGGAATTGCTGCCGATGCAACCGGGCGACGTGCCGACGACCTATGCCGATGTCGATGATCTCGTGCGTGACGTCGGCTTTCGCCCCTCGACCCCGATCGAGGATGGCATACAGAAGTTCGCAGCTTGGTATCGCGGCTATTGTGCGGCTTAG
- a CDS encoding UDP-glucose/GDP-mannose dehydrogenase family protein gives MHIAMIGAGYVGLVSGACFSDFGHQVVCIDSNAEKVASLNNGEMPIHEPGLAELVARNVAQGRLSFASDLKSAVNQAEVVFIAVGTPSRRGDGHADLSYVYTAAREIAGALPDRAVVVTKSTVPVGTGDEVERIIREENPAASVAVVSNPEFLREGAAIRDFKHPDRIVIGTDDARARSVMTEVYRPLHLNASPILYTDRRTAELTKYAANSFLATKIAFINEIADLAEKVGANVQEVARGIGLDNRIGQKFLHAGPGFGGSCFPKDAMALIKTGQDNESPLRIVETVVAVNDQRKRAMARKVANAFGGNIRGKSIAVLGVTFKPETDDMRDAPSIPLITALQDMGAEVRVFDPVGMEQAKKVFENVTFCDSAYRCAKGCHALVIVTEWEQFRALDFRELAAIMACPVIVDLRNIYSPEEVERNGFLYCGVGRPKSVAY, from the coding sequence ATGCATATAGCAATGATTGGCGCCGGCTATGTCGGGCTGGTGTCAGGCGCCTGTTTTTCCGATTTTGGGCATCAAGTCGTCTGCATCGATAGCAACGCGGAAAAAGTAGCAAGCCTCAACAACGGAGAGATGCCAATTCACGAGCCGGGACTTGCCGAACTGGTGGCGCGAAATGTCGCCCAGGGCCGCCTGTCGTTTGCGAGCGATCTGAAGTCTGCGGTCAACCAAGCGGAAGTGGTGTTCATCGCGGTCGGCACGCCGTCGCGCCGCGGCGACGGCCATGCCGATTTGTCCTATGTCTACACGGCAGCGCGCGAGATTGCGGGCGCGCTTCCCGATCGGGCGGTGGTGGTCACCAAATCGACGGTTCCGGTTGGAACGGGCGACGAGGTCGAGCGTATCATCCGCGAAGAGAATCCGGCCGCCTCCGTTGCCGTCGTTTCCAATCCCGAATTCCTGCGTGAGGGGGCGGCGATCCGCGACTTCAAGCACCCCGACCGGATTGTCATCGGAACGGACGATGCGCGCGCCCGCAGCGTGATGACCGAGGTGTACCGGCCGCTCCACCTTAACGCTTCCCCGATTCTCTATACCGATCGCCGCACCGCGGAGCTGACTAAATACGCCGCCAACTCCTTCCTCGCCACCAAGATCGCCTTCATCAACGAGATCGCGGACCTTGCCGAGAAGGTCGGCGCCAATGTGCAGGAAGTCGCTCGCGGGATCGGTCTCGACAACCGGATCGGCCAGAAATTCCTGCACGCCGGGCCAGGCTTCGGCGGCTCCTGCTTTCCAAAGGACGCGATGGCGCTGATCAAGACCGGCCAGGACAACGAATCGCCGCTGCGGATCGTGGAAACGGTGGTCGCTGTCAACGACCAGCGCAAGCGGGCGATGGCCCGCAAGGTCGCGAACGCGTTCGGCGGCAACATCCGCGGCAAATCCATTGCGGTGCTCGGCGTCACCTTCAAGCCCGAGACCGACGACATGCGCGACGCGCCGTCGATTCCGCTGATTACCGCGCTGCAGGACATGGGCGCCGAGGTGCGGGTGTTCGATCCGGTCGGCATGGAGCAGGCGAAGAAGGTGTTCGAGAACGTCACTTTCTGCGATAGCGCCTATCGCTGCGCAAAGGGGTGTCACGCGCTCGTCATTGTCACGGAATGGGAGCAGTTCCGGGCGCTGGACTTCAGGGAGTTGGCTGCCATCATGGCCTGTCCCGTCATCGTCGATCTGCGCAACATCTACTCTCCGGAGGAAGTGGAGCGGAACGGCTTTCTGTATTGCGGCGTGGGGCGGCCGAAATCGGTGGCCTACTGA
- a CDS encoding FkbM family methyltransferase: MSAKQQVKELVKDAFPSIWLQWHFMKRPKSAERELSYLDKVIPDGAVTVDVGANCGLYTRRLARLSRQVHAFEPSQQMARLLRRTSARNVSVHEIALSDHDGDAELFIPQGEDGLVYGLASLEARAEPSARMVSAHVPIARLDAVISRDVAFVKIDVEGHELNVLNGAVELLERCQPVFLVEAEDRHRAAATRSVFEFFRSKSYRGFFLKDNEVIDVEAFDPGTLQDADALRPDGGRKDGQFYVNNFFFFPRHLDGESILSS, translated from the coding sequence ATGAGTGCAAAACAGCAAGTGAAAGAGCTGGTGAAGGACGCGTTTCCGTCGATATGGCTGCAGTGGCATTTCATGAAGCGTCCCAAATCGGCGGAGCGCGAACTGTCCTATCTCGACAAGGTCATTCCCGATGGCGCGGTGACGGTCGACGTGGGCGCGAACTGCGGCCTCTACACGCGGCGGCTGGCGCGCCTTTCCCGGCAGGTCCATGCCTTCGAGCCTTCGCAGCAGATGGCGAGGTTGCTGCGCCGGACCTCGGCGCGGAACGTCAGCGTCCACGAGATCGCACTGTCTGATCATGACGGCGACGCTGAATTGTTCATCCCGCAAGGCGAGGACGGCCTGGTCTATGGCCTTGCCTCTCTGGAAGCGCGGGCCGAGCCATCGGCCAGAATGGTCTCCGCGCACGTGCCGATCGCGCGGCTCGACGCGGTGATTAGTCGGGATGTGGCGTTCGTGAAAATCGACGTCGAAGGCCATGAGTTGAACGTCCTCAATGGCGCTGTCGAACTTCTGGAGCGTTGCCAGCCGGTATTTTTGGTAGAGGCGGAAGACCGCCACCGTGCCGCGGCGACGCGCTCGGTGTTCGAATTCTTCCGCAGCAAATCCTATCGGGGGTTCTTCCTGAAGGACAACGAGGTGATTGACGTCGAGGCGTTCGATCCGGGAACGCTCCAGGATGCCGATGCCTTACGACCGGATGGCGGTCGCAAGGACGGTCAGTTCTACGTCAACAACTTCTTTTTCTTTCCCCGCCATCTCGACGGTGAATCGATATTGAGCAGCTAG
- a CDS encoding mannose-1-phosphate guanylyltransferase/mannose-6-phosphate isomerase, whose product MIEPRGRIVPVLLSGGAGSRLWPLSRETYPKQLLSLLGENTLLQQTALRIEDRSLFADPMVIANAEHRFAIGEQLRAVGVDRPSIVLEPFGRNTAPAVAIAALLASESDPDAVILAMPVDHWVRDHAAFRAAISTGITAARYGRFVLFGVRPSSAATGFGYIRMGDELDAASPIRSVAGFVEKPDLVTVERLLACDEHVWNSGIFLLPARQFIDELAHRAPEVLAACRKALTGATRDLDFLRLDERAFEACPAISIDYAIMEKTDNAVVVPATFDWSDVGSWSALWSMADKDQSGNVVIGDAVVEDASGCYVRGDGQLVAALGVEDLVIATSPDVVLVTSRKRDQDVGKLVERLKANGHRSATQTHSVHRPWGYYQSIHAGERFQVKRITVNPGAKLSLQKHYHRAEHWVVVNGTAIVTRDDEEILLRENESIFVPLGCMHRLENPGKVPLNLIEVQSGTYLGEDDIVRVQDIYDRV is encoded by the coding sequence ATGATCGAGCCGCGCGGCCGTATCGTACCCGTTCTCCTGTCAGGTGGCGCCGGCTCGCGGCTATGGCCGCTCTCCCGCGAAACCTACCCCAAGCAATTGCTCTCGCTGCTCGGCGAAAACACCCTGCTGCAGCAAACGGCGTTGCGGATCGAGGATCGCTCGCTGTTTGCCGATCCGATGGTGATCGCAAACGCCGAGCACCGCTTTGCGATCGGCGAGCAGTTGCGCGCGGTCGGGGTCGATCGTCCATCCATCGTGCTCGAACCGTTCGGCAGAAACACCGCGCCCGCCGTGGCGATTGCGGCATTGCTTGCCAGCGAATCCGACCCCGACGCCGTGATACTGGCGATGCCGGTCGACCACTGGGTGCGCGACCACGCCGCGTTCCGCGCTGCCATCTCGACGGGTATTACCGCCGCGCGCTATGGCCGCTTCGTCCTGTTCGGCGTTCGGCCTTCATCGGCGGCGACCGGGTTCGGCTATATCCGGATGGGCGATGAGCTGGATGCCGCGTCTCCCATTCGTAGCGTCGCCGGCTTCGTCGAGAAGCCGGATCTGGTGACGGTCGAGCGCCTATTGGCGTGCGACGAGCATGTCTGGAACAGCGGGATATTTCTGCTGCCGGCGCGCCAGTTCATCGACGAACTGGCGCATCGCGCGCCGGAAGTCCTCGCCGCCTGCCGCAAGGCCTTGACAGGCGCCACCCGCGACCTCGATTTTCTCCGCCTCGACGAGCGTGCCTTCGAGGCCTGCCCCGCGATCTCGATCGACTATGCGATCATGGAAAAGACCGACAACGCGGTGGTCGTTCCCGCCACGTTCGACTGGAGCGATGTCGGGAGCTGGTCAGCTCTGTGGTCGATGGCCGACAAGGATCAATCAGGCAACGTCGTCATCGGTGACGCGGTCGTGGAGGATGCGTCGGGTTGCTACGTCCGGGGCGACGGACAACTGGTCGCAGCGCTCGGGGTCGAAGACCTTGTCATTGCCACCTCACCGGATGTGGTGCTGGTGACCAGCCGCAAGCGCGATCAGGATGTCGGAAAATTGGTCGAGCGCCTGAAGGCAAACGGTCATCGTTCGGCAACCCAGACCCACAGCGTCCATCGTCCTTGGGGCTACTATCAGTCGATCCACGCCGGCGAGCGGTTTCAGGTCAAGCGCATCACCGTCAATCCTGGCGCCAAGCTGTCGCTGCAAAAACATTATCACCGCGCCGAACACTGGGTCGTGGTGAACGGTACCGCGATCGTCACGCGCGACGACGAAGAAATCTTGCTGCGCGAGAACGAGTCGATCTTCGTTCCCCTGGGGTGCATGCATCGCCTGGAAAATCCCGGAAAGGTTCCGCTCAACCTGATCGAGGTCCAGTCGGGCACCTATCTCGGCGAGGACGACATCGTTCGCGTGCAGGATATCTATGATCGCGTCTGA
- a CDS encoding sugar transferase: MASIVTASFDRNNVTPIRRERTQISVRPVEFAGGGTSGAYRARRRSRKRARIEPSSSIAKRIFDVTAASVALLFFAPLLIAIAVAIKATSRGPVLFFQYRYGYRNRRFKIYKFRTMRNDAGDARGVKQTVQGDARVTAVGRVLRKTSLDEIPQLINVLKGDMSLVGPRPHVPGMLAADLPYEDLVPYYFQRHTARPGITGLAQVSGCRGSTAEFGPAVSRIDYDLDYIERWSLRMDVMIIIRTIRKEFLSGSGF, encoded by the coding sequence ATGGCCTCCATTGTGACAGCCAGCTTCGATCGGAACAACGTCACGCCGATTCGAAGAGAGCGAACTCAGATATCGGTCCGTCCTGTCGAATTTGCCGGCGGCGGTACGTCTGGCGCCTATCGAGCGCGCCGGCGTTCGCGCAAGCGCGCGCGGATCGAACCGTCATCCTCGATCGCAAAGCGCATCTTCGATGTTACCGCCGCAAGCGTCGCATTGCTGTTTTTCGCGCCGCTCCTGATCGCGATCGCGGTGGCGATCAAGGCGACGTCGCGTGGCCCGGTGCTGTTCTTTCAGTACCGCTACGGCTATCGCAACCGCCGCTTCAAGATCTACAAGTTCCGCACGATGCGCAACGATGCCGGCGACGCCCGCGGCGTAAAGCAGACGGTGCAGGGCGACGCGCGCGTGACGGCAGTGGGAAGAGTTCTGCGAAAGACCAGCCTCGACGAAATTCCGCAATTGATCAACGTTCTCAAGGGCGACATGTCGCTGGTCGGGCCGCGGCCGCACGTGCCGGGAATGCTGGCGGCGGATCTGCCTTATGAAGACCTCGTGCCCTATTATTTTCAGCGGCACACCGCGCGGCCGGGCATTACCGGGCTCGCGCAGGTCAGCGGCTGCAGGGGAAGCACGGCCGAGTTCGGTCCCGCGGTTTCGCGGATCGATTACGATCTCGATTACATCGAGAGGTGGTCGCTGCGCATGGACGTCATGATCATCATCCGTACGATCCGCAAGGAATTCCTGTCGGGAAGCGGATTCTGA
- a CDS encoding metallophosphoesterase has protein sequence MSEITSRIDDDIRRRPIAHTIEVYLGDYIDRGPDSSTVLDLLAVRLVANRAVCLRGNHEAVMEGFLQDPAILPYWLQLGGMQTLASYGIELRDENETAFNLHRHFVDAFPREHELVMRCLRNQFSCGDFLFVHAGIRPDVPIEHQDPNDLIWIRDEFLDSTQRHERFVVHGHTPVPHPDIRPNRINIDTAAWRTGTLTCIAIEGSTILFL, from the coding sequence TTGAGCGAGATCACGTCACGAATCGACGACGACATTAGGCGCAGGCCGATCGCACATACGATTGAGGTCTATCTCGGCGACTACATCGATCGCGGACCGGACTCCAGCACGGTGCTCGATTTGCTTGCGGTGCGCCTCGTTGCCAATCGTGCGGTGTGTCTGCGAGGCAACCACGAAGCTGTGATGGAAGGATTCCTTCAGGACCCGGCGATCCTGCCGTACTGGCTGCAATTGGGCGGCATGCAAACGCTTGCATCTTACGGCATCGAGTTGCGCGACGAGAACGAGACAGCCTTCAACTTACATCGCCACTTTGTTGACGCGTTTCCTCGTGAACACGAATTGGTGATGCGATGTTTACGCAATCAGTTCAGTTGCGGCGATTTCTTGTTCGTGCACGCCGGCATTCGCCCTGATGTCCCGATCGAGCATCAGGATCCCAATGACCTAATTTGGATTCGTGACGAGTTCCTCGACTCGACGCAGCGTCACGAAAGATTTGTCGTGCATGGTCATACACCGGTGCCGCATCCGGATATCAGGCCCAACCGAATCAACATCGACACTGCTGCATGGCGCACGGGAACTCTGACCTGTATTGCAATCGAAGGATCGACGATCCTGTTCTTGTGA
- a CDS encoding polysaccharide biosynthesis/export family protein, translating into MQQRSFSAGLTLPFLFVLAIAGFSAGQASAQTSSSSSSADGYVLGPNDRIRLKVYGEPDITGEYEISNSGQVSIPLAGHIKAAGATTRQLEKSIASALAKGIVRDPRVNVEIAQYRPYYILGEVKKSGEYPYRNGLTVMDAVASAGGFTYRANENKVFLRRAGAGAEETYPLDAPVPVYPGDNIRIPERYF; encoded by the coding sequence ATGCAGCAACGGTCGTTCAGCGCCGGCCTGACGCTTCCCTTTCTCTTCGTCCTTGCGATCGCCGGCTTCAGTGCCGGTCAAGCTTCAGCACAAACGTCGTCATCGTCATCGTCTGCGGACGGTTACGTTCTCGGTCCGAACGACCGAATCAGACTCAAGGTGTACGGGGAACCCGACATCACCGGCGAGTATGAAATCAGCAACAGCGGTCAGGTTTCGATTCCGCTCGCCGGCCATATCAAGGCTGCGGGCGCGACGACGCGGCAGCTCGAAAAGTCGATCGCGTCCGCACTGGCAAAGGGAATCGTGCGTGATCCCCGCGTCAACGTCGAGATCGCGCAATACCGCCCGTATTACATTCTCGGCGAGGTGAAGAAGAGCGGCGAATACCCGTACCGCAACGGATTGACGGTCATGGATGCCGTCGCGAGCGCCGGCGGATTCACGTATCGCGCCAACGAAAACAAGGTCTTTCTACGCCGCGCAGGCGCTGGTGCAGAAGAGACTTATCCTCTTGACGCTCCCGTTCCGGTCTATCCGGGCGACAACATCCGAATTCCGGAGCGCTACTTCTAG
- a CDS encoding outer membrane beta-barrel protein translates to MPAAAILLGLGSSANAQAIPWTSGEFASPWNSQKIFEPSSLPDRTDPETREEIPPEDMPVKKRQQPGYEPVGIRSGSWMFNPSLTAGTFYDSNVFASNTAPRSDIAAVIEPTLRAHSLWGRHGVDLKLDAQSTVYNQFSSLNQTNASLKGNGWLDIAKDTMLLGSFQVAHLNEGVGTLTSPANAISPTPYNLMSGDVTLRKEFNRLTTSVGFRTDSYDYGSTRAQDGTVINQDARDGQIYSLHSRIDYAISSTLGWFGGVEGNQRDIRGTPGHTLDSQGYRALSGITVGLSNLVTGEFGAGYVQQRFDDPSIGNIEGPSYRARLTWRPTRLLDVHFNAEQLVTQTTDTSATGVLANAVQLGLDYELRRNIIVSLAGGYENDKFFGQIRKDNVITSDTRVKYLVNRFAAVSAYYRYTKRDSDVPVFSFDKHLVGMNVTAQF, encoded by the coding sequence ATGCCGGCGGCTGCCATCCTGCTGGGTCTTGGCTCGTCGGCGAATGCACAGGCCATTCCGTGGACCAGCGGGGAATTCGCTTCCCCGTGGAACTCGCAGAAAATCTTTGAGCCGTCGTCGCTGCCGGACAGGACCGACCCGGAAACCCGCGAAGAGATACCGCCCGAGGACATGCCGGTGAAGAAGCGACAACAGCCTGGCTATGAACCCGTCGGCATTCGCTCCGGCTCGTGGATGTTCAACCCGTCGCTGACCGCCGGCACTTTTTACGACAGCAACGTCTTTGCGTCGAACACCGCGCCGCGTTCCGATATTGCGGCCGTGATCGAGCCGACGCTGCGCGCGCACTCTTTATGGGGACGGCATGGCGTCGATCTGAAGCTGGATGCGCAGTCGACGGTCTATAACCAGTTTTCGAGCCTGAACCAGACCAACGCCAGCCTGAAGGGCAATGGCTGGCTGGACATCGCGAAAGACACGATGCTGCTGGGCAGCTTTCAGGTGGCGCATCTGAACGAAGGCGTCGGCACGCTCACTTCGCCCGCCAACGCGATATCGCCGACGCCGTACAATCTGATGTCGGGCGACGTCACCCTGCGCAAGGAGTTCAACCGGCTGACGACATCGGTCGGCTTCCGCACCGATTCCTACGACTACGGATCGACACGCGCGCAGGACGGCACCGTCATCAACCAGGACGCCCGCGACGGGCAGATCTATTCCCTGCACAGCCGGATCGACTATGCCATCTCCTCCACGCTCGGCTGGTTCGGCGGCGTGGAAGGCAATCAGCGCGATATCAGGGGAACGCCCGGTCACACCCTGGACTCGCAGGGCTATCGCGCGCTGTCCGGCATCACCGTCGGCTTAAGCAATCTGGTCACCGGCGAGTTCGGCGCAGGTTACGTCCAGCAGCGCTTCGACGATCCGTCGATTGGAAACATCGAAGGTCCCTCCTACCGCGCGCGGTTGACGTGGCGGCCGACGCGCCTGCTCGATGTTCACTTCAATGCCGAACAACTCGTCACGCAGACCACCGACACCAGCGCCACCGGCGTGCTCGCGAATGCGGTTCAACTCGGCCTCGATTACGAACTGCGGCGTAACATCATTGTGTCGCTCGCCGGCGGCTACGAGAACGACAAGTTCTTCGGCCAGATCCGCAAGGACAACGTGATCACATCGGACACGCGCGTCAAATATCTCGTCAACCGCTTCGCCGCCGTTTCCGCCTACTACCGCTACACCAAGCGCGACAGCGACGTCCCCGTCTTCAGCTTCGACAAGCATCTGGTAGGTATGAATGTTACAGCGCAATTCTGA